The uncultured Bacteroides sp. DNA segment AAACATCAATCACAGATGGAGAGTGCACCGTTTATGGGTAATGACGAACGCTTGTTCTGGCAACGTAGTGAAGACCGTAACCACGGCACAGCCGCTTTGTATGATAGTTTGGGGCTGGCTTCTTACGAAGCAATGGAAGCTTTTGTAGAGTACATACCGTTATAAAGACAAAGGATAACTATCCTAAAAACAAGTATTAAACACAGATCACACCGGTAGTTCAGATTTCTTGTTAAAGAAGAAAATGATCTAAGCTATTTGTGTAATCTGTGTTTTTTTAACCTATCAGCCTTCATTTTTCAGTTCTTAACTGATACTTTTGCACTATAATTTGCAAAGCATGAAAAAATTGGTTCTATTTTCTATTCTAGCGTTACTTTTCGTCCATCACACTTTGGCCCAGGATGTGGAACAGAACACATCTGAACGATTAAGAAATTACTTCAGACAATATGCTTGTTCTTCAACGAATATCGGAACTTGCCAACTAGACAGTTTTAGGATTGATTACAACCGAAAGAAGCTATTGATTTATGCCAATAGCAATTTTGGCTACCAACCTTTTCTACCTGAAATAACAGAGAACATCTATCATCAATTGAAACAACTACTCCCGGGACCGGTTTGTTTTTTCGACATGACGGTGATCGCCGACGGCAAGTCGATTGATGAGTTAATCCCCAATATCTACCGAAAAAACAAGAAAGATAAATCTCGTCTGTATGAAGATATAGACTACACAGACGCGCCATGGGTCACAAATACATCACGTCCGTATAACGTTAATCGGGGGCTCAACGGGCGGCACATCGCCTTGTGGCAAAGTCATGGGAAATATTACATCAACGACAGGAAAGAATGGGGCTGGCAACGTCCACGCTTATTCTCTACGACAGAAGATCAGTTCACGCAATCCTTCATTCTGCCTTATATCATCCCAATGCTCGAAAATGCGGGAGCCAATGTGTTTACACCCCGCGAAAGGGATACGCAAAAGAATGAGGTGATAGTAGACAATGATAGTCGGCGAAGCGGTTCTATGTATCTGGAAATAAAAAGTCGCAAAGCGCGTTGGGAAACCACCGGTGCATTGGGGTTTGCTCAGAAAAAACGGATCTACAACGATGGGGAGAACCCGTTTCTTGAAGGTACTGCCCGCTATGCGCAAACAGAAAAGAAAAAAGAGAAAGCTTTTGCCGAGTGGGTGCCCGACATCCCCGAGACGGGAAGTTATGCCGTATACGTATCTTATCAGACACTACCCAATAGCGTAAGTGATGCCAAATATCTGGTGTTTCACAAAGGTGGGGTAACGGAATTTAAAGTCAACCAAAAGATAGGAAGTGGCACGTGGGTATATCTAGGCACATTTGAATTTGATAAAGGTAATTACGACTACGGTATGGTGGCCTTGAGTAATGAAAGCAAAGAAAAAGGGGTCGTATGTGCTGATGCTGTTCGTTTTGGAGGCGGAATGGGGAATATTTCGCGTGGAGGCAGCACCAGTGGACTGCCTCGCTATCTGGAAGGTGCACGTTATGCTGCCCAATGGGCAGGAATGCCTTATGAAGTATATGGAGGCCGAAAAGGCTCCAACGACTATGTAGACGACATTAACACACGTGCCAACACAATCAATTATCTATCGGGCGGCTCTGTGTACAATCCGAAGCAAAAAGGATTGGGAGTGCCCATGGAAATGGCCGTAGCGCTGCATACAGATGCAGGATTTAGTAAAGAAAATAGCATTATCGGCTCATTGGGCATCTATACCACCGACTCTAATAACGGGTTACTCAATTCGGGTGTCAGTCGTTATGCCTCA contains these protein-coding regions:
- a CDS encoding xanthan lyase, translated to MKKLVLFSILALLFVHHTLAQDVEQNTSERLRNYFRQYACSSTNIGTCQLDSFRIDYNRKKLLIYANSNFGYQPFLPEITENIYHQLKQLLPGPVCFFDMTVIADGKSIDELIPNIYRKNKKDKSRLYEDIDYTDAPWVTNTSRPYNVNRGLNGRHIALWQSHGKYYINDRKEWGWQRPRLFSTTEDQFTQSFILPYIIPMLENAGANVFTPRERDTQKNEVIVDNDSRRSGSMYLEIKSRKARWETTGALGFAQKKRIYNDGENPFLEGTARYAQTEKKKEKAFAEWVPDIPETGSYAVYVSYQTLPNSVSDAKYLVFHKGGVTEFKVNQKIGSGTWVYLGTFEFDKGNYDYGMVALSNESKEKGVVCADAVRFGGGMGNISRGGSTSGLPRYLEGARYAAQWAGMPYEVYGGRKGSNDYVDDINTRANTINYLSGGSVYNPKQKGLGVPMEMAVALHTDAGFSKENSIIGSLGIYTTDSNNGLLNSGVSRYASRDLADIMLTQLQKDIPSKFDVQWTRRHLWDRNYSETRLPAVPSAIIELLAHQNFTDMKLGHDPNFKFTVGRSMYKSILRFVCTQHNKEYVVQPLPVSHFAIAFGKKKNTLELKWREVEDPLEPSAKAKEYMVYTRVGRGGFDNGALVNAPSHTIKIEPGLVYSFKVTAVNHGGESFPSEILAAYKAKHEKGQVLIVNGFDRISGPAVVDNANEAGFDLEEDPGVPYLYDISYSGVQIGFDRKKAGKEGKGSLGYSTGELEGMKIMGNTFDYPFIHGKAIQAAGNYSFVSCSNEAVESGDVRLERYPIVDLILGLEKEDMESNPSRNAYYKTFSSSMQRLITAFCQAGGNLLVSGSYIGSDMNDSQGNREFTAKILKYGYQTSLRDNRSGRISGLGRTVTIPRLPNERSYAVSRPDCIVPVAPAFPTFLYSPSNQGAGIAYKGDYRTFVLSFPFESIESEVDRANIMASALKFFSDR